The DNA region ACGCAAGACGCACTGCGTCGTACCGCGGAGCCAGCCAGGAGAGCAGCACCACGTGGATCGCCCAGAAGACTGCGCCGATCAGCACCATGCCATCGCCGGGCGCCAGGGAAAAGGAGCTGGTGACGGAAAGAAAGTACAGGCCCAGCACGGCGCACGTCGCGCCGATCCAGTGGCCCTTGTCCGCACGCTGGCCCAGGAACAGGCCGATGATGGGCACGATGACCACGTACAGCCCGGTGATGAATCCGGCCTTGCCGGCCGTGGTGTACACCAGCGCCACCTGCTGCAGGCTTGCGCCGCAGAAGAGAACGAACCCGGCCAGAAGTGACGCCCCCCAGAAGGGAAGGGGCACGTCCAGCGTCTTTTCCACGGGCTTGCCGATCTTGCGCTTGTCCAACCAGCGGATGACCGGCACCAATGACGCCGCGCCCAGGGCGAAGCGAATGCCGTTGTAGGTGAACGGTCCCACAAACTCGTTGCCCACCCGCTGGACCGCAAAGGCAAAGCCCCAGAGCAGCGCGGTGAGTAGTAATAGAAGATCGGCAGTCAGCGTGTCACGTTGCATGATATATTTCTCCCCGGAAGTTCACGGGGTTTGACAGCCGCACCCGGTTCTGTCAACCGCTTGCCGCCTGTTGACCGAGGTGCCCCCCGAGGGTAGTGGTTTCCTGTCCGGGTGGCCCCGAGCCGTTTGCAAGGGGCAGAATAGGGAATCCCGTTAAAGTCGGGAGCGGACCCGCCGCCGTAAGCTGCAGCATTGCGCCGTCCCAGCACGCGCCACTGGGGAGTTTCTCCGGGAAGGCCGGGCCGGTGCGCAGCGAGCCGGAAGACCTGCCTGGACATGGAAGACTTCGCAACGGCAACGGGACTCTTGCCGGCCGCGATCTCCCCGGGCACGAAAAACGGATCGGCCCTCTCCCGTGTATTCGGGGAGAGGGTTTTTTCGTTTGCAGCCCCAACGAGTCCCGGATTCCCATCCGGAGGAACCCTATGTCGTCCGTATCTGCCGTCCCTCGTCGGCGCCCCCGACCTGTCTGGCTTGTGTTGGCCTGTGCTCTGTGCCTTATGCTTATGGCGGTTTCGCCCGCCATGGCCGGCCATGGCAAATCAAAGCCCGAGAAGAAAGGCATCCTGCTGGTGGCCTTCGGCACCTCCGTGCCCGAGGCGCGCCCAGCCTTCGACAACATCGACGCCAAGGTCAAAGCCGCCTTCCCGGACGTGGAGGTCCGCTGGGCCTACACCTCGCACATCATCCGCACCAAGGTGGCCAAGGAAACCGGCGAGGAGCTGCCCTCCCCGGCCGAGGCCCTGGCCAAGATGATGGCCGACGGCTTCACCCACGTGGCCGTGCAGTCCCTGCACACCATCCCCGGCCAGGAGTACCACGGCCTGGTGGAGACTGCCCACGCGTTCGCAACCATGCCCAAGGGTATGAAACGGATTCTGGTCGGATATCCGCTCCTTTCGACGTCGGCAGACATGGCCGAGGTTGCGGACGCGATTATCGCCACCCTGCCCAAGGAGCGCAAGGCGGACGAGGCCGTGGTCCTCATGGGCCACGGCACCCACCATCCGGCGGACGTGTACTACGCTGCCCTGCAGTACTACCTGAGCAAGCGCGACCCCAACGTCTTCGTGGGCACGGTGGAAGGCCACCCCACCCTGGATGACGTGATCGCCGGGTTGAAAGCCAAAGACCTGAAAACCGCGTACCTCGTACCCTTCATGTCCGTGGCCGGCGACCACGCCCGCAACGACATGGCCGGGGACGAGCCCGACTCCTGGAAGTCCGTGCTCACCGAGCAGGGCTTCAAGCCCATTCCCGTACTGCGCGGCACGGCCGAGGTGGACCCCATCGTGGATATCTGGATAGAGCACCTCAAGGGTGCGTTCAGCCACTTCGAGTAATACGCCAGGCGCTCGCACGCTGGAATCAACATGAGTAATCCCGGAACACATAGCTCGCGCGACAGGAGCTCGCCCATCCGTGGCGCTTCCTCGCGCGGGCTCGTTCTGGGCGTCGCCGCTCTTCTGCTCAGCGTATTGTCCTTCCTGGCCGCCTGCACCATGGGGCCGTTCCACGTGCCGCTGTCCACGGTCTGGGACGTGCTGACCGGCGCCCACGGCGTCGATGACACGGCGCGTGTGGTCGTGTTGGACATCCGCCTTTCCCGCGCGGTGCTTGCCTGGCTTGCCGGCGCTGTGCTCGCCGTAGCCGGCGCTGCGTACCAGGGCGTGCTGCGCAACCCGCTGGCCGACCCCTTCACCCTGGGCGTATCCAGTGGCGGCGCCTTCGGCGCAGCCATCGCCATCCACATCGGCCTTACCGGCTCGCTGCTGGCCGGCTCCGGCCTCACGGCCTTGCCTCTGGCCGCCCTTGCCGGCAGCCTTTGCGCGCTGCTCGTTGTGCTCATGCTGGGCCGCCTGGCCGGCCCGTTCCGCCGCGAGACCCTGGTCCTGGCCGGCATCGTGGTCACCACATTTCTCTCGGCGTGCATCGCATTCGTGAAATCTTTGGACGAGGAGGCGGTCAGCGCCATCGTCTTCTGGATCATGGGCAGCTTTCAGGGACGGGGTTGGGCGCACGTACTGCTCTTCGCGCCGTACGCTGCCATCGGCACGGCCGTGGTCTTCCTGCTGTCCAAGGAATTGGACATCCTGGCATTGGGCGACACCCAGGCCAGTCAGCTCGGCGTCAACGTGGACCGCTCGCGCATGCTGCTGCTGTTCGGGGCCAGCTTCGCCGCCGCGGCGGCCGTGGCGGTCTCGGGTATCATCGGCTTTGTGGGCCTGGTAGTGCCGCATCTGGTGCGCCTGGCCATCGGCGGTGCGCACCGGCCTTTGCTCGCGGTCTCCGCACTTGTAGGCGGTCTGCTGCTCCTCTGGTCGGACGTGCTCGCGCGCATCGTGCTGCCCGGCGGCGCGGAGTTGCCCGTAGGCGTTGTCACTGCGCTGTTCGGCGGCCCCTTTTTCTGCGTACTCCTGGCCCGCCGCGCCAGAAGGGAGAACGCATGAGCCGCCCGTCTAATATCCTGGACAACTCCACGAACCGTCATGTGGATACTTCGATGCCCGACCCGATGATCCGGGTGGAAAAGCTGCATTGCGGCTACGGCCGTCGCGCCGTGCTCTCCGATATCGACCTCGAGGTTGGCCGCGGCGAGATGGTCGGCCTGCTGGGCCCCAACGGCTCCGGCAAGACCACCCTGCTCCTGGCCCTCTCCGGCGTGCTCGCCCCGGAGTCCGGCCGCGTGCTTCTGGACGGGGACGACGTGCACGCCATGCCGGCCAAGGAGCGCGCCCGGCGCATCGCGGCCGTGCCCCAGCACATCGAGCCGAGCCACGACCTCACCGTACGCGAGTTCGTGCTCATGGGCCGCTACCCGCACCTCTCGTTCCTGGCGCGATACGGCGAAAACGATCACGCCGCGGCCGAGACGGCCATGCGCGAGACCGGGACCATGCACCTGGCGGAGCGCTCTGCCGGCGGCCTTTCCGGGGGCGAGCTGCAACGCACGGCCATTGCCCGCGCCTTTGCCCAGTGCCCGCAGGAAGACGCCGTGCTCCTGCTGGACGAGGCAGCCTCCGGCCTGGACGTAGCGCACAAGCTGCACATCCACGATCTGCTCCGCGCCCGGCACCGCGCCGGCGCCACCGTGGTCTCCGCCATCCATGACCTCAACCTCGCCGCGCTCTACTGCTCCCGCCTCGTCTTCCTCAAGGAAGGCCACATTGTGCTGGACGGCCCCACGGCTGAGGTCTTTACCGAGACCCATCTGACCGAAATCTACGGCGCAAAGCTCACCGTGTTCCCGCACCCGGTAACCGGCGCGCCCCAATGCTGTCTGGTACCAAATAATGACTAGATATTTCTGCGTGTTCGCGGCGCTGCTCTGCCTGCTTCTGCCGCTTTCCGCCTCTGCCCAGGTCTCCATTACGGATGACGCCGGCGACGCGGTCACCCTGGATGCGCCGGCCGCGCGGGTCATCTCCCTGTACGGCGCGTTCAACGAGATCATCGCGGCCATGGATCTAACGGACCGTCTAGTGGCGCGCACCCGCGCCGACGAACTGCCGCCGGAGATCACCGCGTTGCCGTCCATCGGCACCCACATGCGGCCCAACGTGGAGCTCATCCTGGGCCTGCGGCCCGACCTGGTGTTTCAGATGGCCGGACGTCGCGCCGCGGCCGGAGAGGCCGTGGCCGCCCTGCGCGCCAAGGGCATCACCGTGACGGTTTTCGACATCCATACTTTTAATGGATTGTTCTCTGCGATTACGCGCATGGGCGTGCTGCTGGGCGCGGAGGGCAAGGCCGGGGAGCTCATATCCTCTATGCAGAGCCGGCTGGACGCCGTGACCCAGGCCATCGGCACCGTGCCGCACCGGCCCAGCGTGTTTTTCGAGGTCCGCTACCCCAATCTGCTGGCCGTCGGGCGCGGCTCCATGGTCAACGACGTAATCCGCGCCGCCGCCGGCGCAAACTGCGTGGACTCCCCGCGCAAGCTCGTTCGCCTCAACGAGGAAGAGCTGCTGCGGCTCGACCCGGACGTCTACGTGGTGCAGCAGGGCCCCATGAACCCGGACCCGCTGCCCCCCTCGGAGCGGCCGCACTTCCGCACCCTGGCCGCCGTGCAGAGCGGCCATATCTACACCGTGGATGAGCAGCTTTTCTCCCGGCCCGGCCCGCGCAGCGTGGACGCCGTGGAGGAGCTGGCCGCCGCCTTGTATCCGCATTTATTTGACAACACAGGAGAAAAGCCATGAGCTATGGCACATTATATGGTGTGGGCGTCGGTCCCGGCGACCCCAAGCTGCTGACCCTGCGCGCCGTGGAGGTGCTGGGCCTGGCGGACAGGATCTACGCGGCCTCGTCCACCAAGAACGACCACTCCTTTGCCCTGGACATTGCCGAGCCGCACCTCAAGGACGGAGCCGACATCGTGCGCCTCGGCTTCCCCATGACCAAAGACACGAACATTCTGCACACCTCGTGGCGGGAGAACGCCGCCGTGGTGGCCGAGTTCCTGCGCACCGGCAAAAGCGCGGCGTTTCTCACCCTGGGCGACCCCATGCTCTACTCCACCTTTGCCTACGTGGCGCGGGAGCTGGAGCGCGACTTCCCGGAGATTCCCGTGGAGGTTGTGCCCGGCATCACCGCCATGCAGGCCGCGGCGGCGCGGACGCGGACCATGCTCGCCGCCGGCAGCGAAAGCCTGGCCGTGCTCTCGGGCGTGGCGGACGAGGAGCAGCTGCGCTCCACCCTGCACGTGGCGGAGAACTTGGTGATCCTCAAGGCATACAAGGGGTTCAGGATGATTCGACGGGTTCTGGAGGAGGAAGGCATGGCCGGCCGTGCGCGGTTCGCCTCTCAGGTGGGCCAGGACGGCGAGACCGTGCACACGCGGCTGGAGGAAGTACCGGACAAGCCGCACTACCTCAGCCTGGTCATGGTGCCGGCGCAGGAAAAATAAATCGGC from Oceanidesulfovibrio marinus includes:
- a CDS encoding DMT family transporter, translating into MQRDTLTADLLLLLTALLWGFAFAVQRVGNEFVGPFTYNGIRFALGAASLVPVIRWLDKRKIGKPVEKTLDVPLPFWGASLLAGFVLFCGASLQQVALVYTTAGKAGFITGLYVVIVPIIGLFLGQRADKGHWIGATCAVLGLYFLSVTSSFSLAPGDGMVLIGAVFWAIHVVLLSWLAPRYDAVRLACGQFTVCAILHLVIAFFTETLTLSGLYGGMWPILYGGVISVGVAFTIQVVAQRRANPAHAAVLLSMETVFAALGGWILLGEMLGSRGLLGCGLMFAGMLISQWTDMKAS
- a CDS encoding sirohydrochlorin cobaltochelatase, with protein sequence MAVSPAMAGHGKSKPEKKGILLVAFGTSVPEARPAFDNIDAKVKAAFPDVEVRWAYTSHIIRTKVAKETGEELPSPAEALAKMMADGFTHVAVQSLHTIPGQEYHGLVETAHAFATMPKGMKRILVGYPLLSTSADMAEVADAIIATLPKERKADEAVVLMGHGTHHPADVYYAALQYYLSKRDPNVFVGTVEGHPTLDDVIAGLKAKDLKTAYLVPFMSVAGDHARNDMAGDEPDSWKSVLTEQGFKPIPVLRGTAEVDPIVDIWIEHLKGAFSHFE
- a CDS encoding FecCD family ABC transporter permease, yielding MSNPGTHSSRDRSSPIRGASSRGLVLGVAALLLSVLSFLAACTMGPFHVPLSTVWDVLTGAHGVDDTARVVVLDIRLSRAVLAWLAGAVLAVAGAAYQGVLRNPLADPFTLGVSSGGAFGAAIAIHIGLTGSLLAGSGLTALPLAALAGSLCALLVVLMLGRLAGPFRRETLVLAGIVVTTFLSACIAFVKSLDEEAVSAIVFWIMGSFQGRGWAHVLLFAPYAAIGTAVVFLLSKELDILALGDTQASQLGVNVDRSRMLLLFGASFAAAAAVAVSGIIGFVGLVVPHLVRLAIGGAHRPLLAVSALVGGLLLLWSDVLARIVLPGGAELPVGVVTALFGGPFFCVLLARRARRENA
- a CDS encoding ABC transporter ATP-binding protein; the protein is MSRPSNILDNSTNRHVDTSMPDPMIRVEKLHCGYGRRAVLSDIDLEVGRGEMVGLLGPNGSGKTTLLLALSGVLAPESGRVLLDGDDVHAMPAKERARRIAAVPQHIEPSHDLTVREFVLMGRYPHLSFLARYGENDHAAAETAMRETGTMHLAERSAGGLSGGELQRTAIARAFAQCPQEDAVLLLDEAASGLDVAHKLHIHDLLRARHRAGATVVSAIHDLNLAALYCSRLVFLKEGHIVLDGPTAEVFTETHLTEIYGAKLTVFPHPVTGAPQCCLVPNND
- a CDS encoding ABC transporter substrate-binding protein, which produces MTRYFCVFAALLCLLLPLSASAQVSITDDAGDAVTLDAPAARVISLYGAFNEIIAAMDLTDRLVARTRADELPPEITALPSIGTHMRPNVELILGLRPDLVFQMAGRRAAAGEAVAALRAKGITVTVFDIHTFNGLFSAITRMGVLLGAEGKAGELISSMQSRLDAVTQAIGTVPHRPSVFFEVRYPNLLAVGRGSMVNDVIRAAAGANCVDSPRKLVRLNEEELLRLDPDVYVVQQGPMNPDPLPPSERPHFRTLAAVQSGHIYTVDEQLFSRPGPRSVDAVEELAAALYPHLFDNTGEKP
- the cobI gene encoding precorrin-2 C(20)-methyltransferase encodes the protein MSYGTLYGVGVGPGDPKLLTLRAVEVLGLADRIYAASSTKNDHSFALDIAEPHLKDGADIVRLGFPMTKDTNILHTSWRENAAVVAEFLRTGKSAAFLTLGDPMLYSTFAYVARELERDFPEIPVEVVPGITAMQAAAARTRTMLAAGSESLAVLSGVADEEQLRSTLHVAENLVILKAYKGFRMIRRVLEEEGMAGRARFASQVGQDGETVHTRLEEVPDKPHYLSLVMVPAQEK